A genome region from Pseudanabaena sp. Chao 1811 includes the following:
- a CDS encoding lipid II:glycine glycyltransferase FemX, whose amino-acid sequence MILRELLDDDRISWDKLTQTYHHGCFMQSWVWANFRELDGYQTFRYGLFDELEQLIGGCIFYFYPQRSAANLVFAPAAPLLPPNLEIEGIRLLLNQAEKLSQDMSSGGAIALRIEPLLSAKPEWMNQDFVRSPADLMPSETLWIDLQKSESVLLAEMLPKGRYNIGLSQRHGVETVFTREDAAIPHFYDLFYETAQRQGFLSEPYGFFIKLCQNLFREGMAEIGFAKYNGKILATILLIYWGDRCTYLYGGRSESARQVMPVYALHWAAIQRAKQLGHRIYDFYGYSDEPTHAYYKFSRFKRQFGGKVFKNIGAHDYFFYDRLAYTIIRLLQ is encoded by the coding sequence GTGATTCTTAGGGAGTTGTTAGATGACGATCGCATATCTTGGGACAAGCTCACACAAACATATCATCACGGCTGCTTTATGCAGTCTTGGGTATGGGCAAACTTTCGTGAACTTGATGGCTATCAAACCTTTCGCTATGGGCTTTTTGATGAATTAGAACAATTAATTGGGGGATGTATTTTCTATTTCTATCCTCAACGTAGTGCGGCAAATCTGGTTTTTGCCCCTGCGGCTCCCCTATTACCACCAAATTTAGAAATAGAAGGAATAAGGCTGTTATTAAATCAAGCAGAAAAATTATCTCAAGATATGAGTTCGGGCGGCGCGATCGCTTTACGCATCGAGCCTTTATTGTCAGCAAAGCCTGAATGGATGAATCAGGATTTCGTGCGATCTCCTGCGGATCTTATGCCCTCAGAAACGCTCTGGATCGATCTCCAGAAAAGTGAATCGGTACTACTTGCAGAAATGCTTCCTAAAGGACGCTATAACATCGGTCTCAGTCAGCGTCATGGAGTTGAAACAGTTTTCACTAGAGAAGATGCAGCGATTCCCCATTTTTATGATTTGTTTTATGAAACGGCACAACGACAAGGCTTTTTAAGCGAACCCTATGGATTTTTTATCAAACTTTGCCAAAATCTATTTCGTGAAGGAATGGCGGAAATTGGCTTTGCTAAATACAATGGCAAAATACTCGCCACAATTTTATTAATCTACTGGGGCGATCGCTGTACATATCTCTATGGTGGACGTAGTGAGAGCGCAAGGCAGGTAATGCCAGTGTACGCGTTGCATTGGGCAGCAATTCAACGAGCCAAACAACTTGGGCACAGGATTTATGATTTTTATGGCTACAGTGATGAGCCAACCCATGCCTATTACAAGTTTTCCCGATTTAAACGTCAATTTGGTGGCAAGGTCTTTAAAAATATTGGCGCTCATGACTATTTCTTTTATGATCGCCTAGCCTATACGATCATTCGTTTATTGCAATAG
- a CDS encoding DUF4178 domain-containing protein: MKSSFGTDYVSFLTRLRAGDRVTYGGTQWEVEDFSTYDDADGYETMEWLLKSGQSSYYLLREVDPDNPETQINWYLSEEIGVNRISGEHVGDDVRFALWDAMHERHEPYFKLRALGRLYYFESQTEGTYKGKDGSESRTTWDYWDEEQLWNLAIEAWQDRELHVYSTKKVNPEDFAIAEKSITIQSFASQNSPSHNQKNNDRTWEWICAWALVIIGFILMTSGDW; the protein is encoded by the coding sequence ATGAAATCCTCTTTTGGGACTGACTATGTTAGCTTCCTTACGCGCCTTAGAGCAGGCGATCGCGTTACCTATGGGGGAACACAGTGGGAAGTTGAAGACTTTAGCACCTATGATGATGCTGATGGTTATGAAACAATGGAATGGTTACTAAAGTCAGGTCAGTCTAGTTATTATCTATTACGAGAAGTTGATCCTGACAACCCTGAAACTCAGATTAATTGGTATTTGTCAGAAGAAATTGGAGTTAACCGCATATCGGGGGAACATGTGGGTGATGATGTGCGCTTTGCACTTTGGGATGCTATGCATGAGCGCCATGAGCCTTATTTCAAGTTAAGAGCTTTAGGCAGACTCTATTATTTTGAATCCCAAACCGAGGGAACTTATAAAGGTAAAGATGGTAGCGAATCTCGGACTACATGGGACTATTGGGACGAGGAGCAACTTTGGAATTTAGCGATCGAAGCTTGGCAAGATCGGGAACTTCATGTATATTCCACCAAGAAAGTTAACCCTGAGGACTTCGCGATCGCTGAGAAGTCAATCACTATCCAAAGCTTTGCCTCCCAAAATTCTCCGAGCCATAATCAGAAAAACAATGATCGCACTTGGGAATGGATTTGTGCATGGGCATTGGTAATTATTGGCTTCATCTTAATGACTTCTGGAGATTGGTAA
- a CDS encoding Photosystem I reaction center subunit IX: MNGFLSSAPVVAAVWLTITAGILIEANRFFPDTLTFPF, from the coding sequence TTGAACGGCTTTTTATCCTCTGCTCCTGTTGTAGCTGCTGTATGGCTCACCATCACTGCTGGTATCTTGATCGAAGCTAACCGCTTTTTCCCAGACACCCTAACCTTCCCTTTCTAA
- a CDS encoding Photosystem I reaction center subunit III, translating into MKRLFALILVIALWFGVSLSSAPAAYADFSVLTPCASSAAFQDRLQTEVDGYTARLANFKAGSPQADYLNAKVAQTKARFAKYASSGLLCGDDGLPHLISDGRWSHAGEFTIPSLLFLYIAGWIGWVGRSYLIAVRKDAATAAQKEILIDLPLAVKFSLTGFAWPLLALKEFGTGELVAPENEVTVSPR; encoded by the coding sequence ATGAAAAGACTTTTTGCTCTCATTCTAGTTATTGCTTTGTGGTTTGGCGTTAGCCTTTCCTCAGCCCCTGCTGCATACGCAGACTTCTCCGTTTTGACACCTTGTGCTTCTTCTGCTGCTTTCCAAGATCGCTTGCAAACAGAAGTTGATGGTTACACTGCACGTCTAGCTAATTTCAAAGCTGGTAGCCCTCAAGCAGATTACCTCAATGCTAAAGTTGCTCAAACCAAGGCTCGCTTTGCTAAATATGCTAGCTCTGGCTTGCTTTGCGGTGACGATGGTCTACCTCACCTGATCAGCGATGGTCGTTGGAGCCATGCAGGCGAATTCACCATTCCTTCCTTGCTGTTCCTATACATTGCAGGTTGGATCGGCTGGGTTGGTCGTAGCTACTTGATCGCAGTTCGCAAAGATGCTGCAACCGCAGCTCAAAAGGAAATCCTCATCGATCTTCCTCTTGCAGTTAAGTTCTCACTAACTGGCTTTGCATGGCCACTTCTTGCTCTTAAGGAATTTGGCACTGGTGAACTCGTAGCTCCTGAAAATGAAGTTACAGTTTCGCCTCGCTAG
- the tsaD gene encoding tRNA (adenosine(37)-N6)-threonylcarbamoyltransferase complex transferase subunit TsaD translates to MPTILAIESSCDETAAAVVCDRQILSSVVSSQIQTHALYGGVVPEIAARQHVETINPAIAQAYRESGKTWSEIDGIAVTTAPGLIGSLMIGVTAAKTLAMLHKKPLIAVHHLEGHICSALLADPTLEPPFLCLLVSGGHSSIILVKGYTDYQVMGKTRDDAAGEAFDKVARLLGLGYPGGPVIDKISSSGNSKAYKLPQGRIPDFPYDSSFSGLKTAVLRLTQKLSPNGEELPIADIAASFQETVAAALATRTIKCAIEHNLSTIVAVGGVAANSALRSRLVTLSAENNIRAIFPPLSLCTDNAAMIGCAGAIHLSRGETSSMSIATRSRLNLEDCQSLYI, encoded by the coding sequence ATGCCAACTATTCTTGCGATCGAATCTAGCTGTGATGAAACGGCGGCGGCGGTAGTATGCGATCGCCAAATTCTTAGTAGCGTGGTTTCGTCGCAAATTCAAACCCATGCGCTCTATGGTGGCGTTGTGCCTGAGATTGCCGCACGTCAGCATGTAGAGACGATTAATCCTGCGATCGCTCAAGCATACCGCGAATCGGGTAAAACATGGTCAGAGATCGATGGAATTGCGGTCACGACAGCCCCCGGGTTAATTGGTTCATTGATGATTGGGGTGACAGCCGCCAAAACCTTGGCAATGCTCCATAAAAAGCCTTTAATAGCTGTGCATCACCTTGAAGGGCATATCTGCTCTGCCTTATTAGCTGATCCGACTTTAGAACCACCATTTTTGTGCTTATTGGTTTCTGGCGGACATAGCAGCATTATTCTCGTTAAGGGCTATACCGACTATCAGGTAATGGGCAAAACCCGTGATGATGCCGCAGGGGAAGCCTTTGATAAAGTGGCACGGTTACTTGGGTTAGGCTATCCAGGGGGACCAGTTATCGATAAAATCTCTAGCTCTGGCAATTCCAAAGCATACAAATTGCCGCAGGGGCGAATTCCCGATTTTCCCTATGATTCTAGTTTCAGTGGATTAAAAACGGCAGTATTGCGCCTGACCCAAAAGTTAAGCCCCAATGGAGAAGAATTGCCGATCGCGGATATTGCCGCTAGTTTTCAAGAAACTGTGGCAGCAGCTCTGGCAACTCGCACGATTAAATGCGCGATCGAGCATAATTTATCGACGATTGTGGCGGTTGGTGGTGTTGCCGCTAATAGTGCCTTGCGATCGCGTTTAGTCACCCTGTCCGCCGAAAATAATATTCGAGCAATCTTTCCTCCCTTAAGTTTATGCACTGATAATGCGGCGATGATTGGCTGTGCAGGAGCAATCCACCTATCGCGTGGTGAAACCTCATCAATGAGTATTGCCACGCGATCGCGCCTCAATCTCGAAGATTGCCAAAGTCTGTATATCTAG
- a CDS encoding 1-acyl-sn-glycerol-3-phosphate acyltransferase, translating to MAVDLTRVQPPLKVYPPKPNQLLLKLIRMVTPFWLRGQCGIKQIETRYIDRLVEATKKFQDGKSRYLLAFRHPTTDDPFAMLYLLTYAVPEQAREMGIKLTKTPHSSFVYDRGISLWAGEYINWLFPALGGISIFRGKLDRAALNLIRQQIINGKEPLSMAPEGGTNGKSELVAELEPGIAQIGFWSAEDLLKEGRTEEMLIIPVGIQYEYSAKAWVAIDQTIITIEKECGITKPEITPNTRYQRLYDLGSYLVQWVSDYYKNFYGSYANTDTTITDTDDLATRVQDLADRILRVAEMNFGIKSKGTAIDRCRRLEQAGWDRIFRNDIKDIAQLSQVERSFADQLALEANYSNWHMKIAESIIGVTSDYVRQHPSPSRYVEVLKLMWSVLQRVTERDPDSVFKETPSFGDRKVIISVAEPLSVSDRLSEYQSSRTAAKECTRKLTEEISNSLNNLIVRSAI from the coding sequence ATGGCAGTAGATCTGACTCGCGTCCAACCACCTCTTAAGGTTTATCCGCCCAAACCAAACCAACTTTTACTGAAACTCATACGAATGGTAACGCCTTTTTGGTTAAGGGGACAATGTGGAATTAAGCAGATTGAAACCCGATACATTGATCGCCTTGTGGAAGCTACTAAAAAATTTCAGGATGGCAAATCGCGATATTTATTAGCTTTTCGGCATCCCACCACGGATGACCCCTTCGCAATGTTGTATTTGTTAACCTATGCTGTGCCAGAACAAGCGAGAGAAATGGGCATTAAGTTAACGAAGACTCCCCATAGCAGTTTTGTCTATGATCGCGGTATTTCTCTATGGGCGGGAGAATATATTAATTGGCTATTTCCAGCACTAGGGGGGATTTCTATCTTTCGGGGCAAACTCGATCGCGCTGCTTTAAACCTGATTCGTCAACAAATCATCAATGGAAAAGAGCCGCTTTCTATGGCTCCTGAAGGGGGAACTAATGGCAAAAGTGAACTGGTTGCCGAACTAGAACCAGGTATTGCTCAAATTGGCTTCTGGTCTGCAGAGGACTTGCTCAAAGAAGGGCGCACCGAAGAAATGCTGATTATTCCCGTGGGGATTCAATACGAATATTCCGCTAAAGCTTGGGTGGCGATCGATCAAACGATTATCACTATCGAAAAGGAATGTGGTATTACCAAACCTGAAATTACTCCCAATACGCGCTATCAACGCCTCTATGACTTAGGAAGTTATTTAGTACAGTGGGTCAGCGATTATTACAAAAATTTTTATGGCAGCTATGCCAATACTGATACAACAATCACGGATACCGATGATTTAGCAACTCGCGTACAGGACTTAGCCGATCGCATTTTGCGTGTTGCCGAAATGAATTTTGGCATCAAATCTAAAGGCACTGCGATCGATCGCTGTCGTCGCCTCGAACAAGCGGGATGGGATCGCATTTTCCGTAATGACATCAAGGATATTGCCCAGTTATCACAAGTAGAACGTAGCTTTGCCGATCAACTTGCCCTCGAAGCGAACTACAGCAATTGGCACATGAAAATCGCTGAAAGTATTATTGGTGTGACTAGCGACTATGTACGTCAACATCCTAGCCCCAGTCGCTATGTGGAAGTTTTAAAATTAATGTGGAGCGTGTTGCAGCGTGTCACCGAGCGCGATCCAGATTCAGTTTTTAAAGAAACTCCTAGTTTTGGCGATCGCAAAGTAATTATTTCTGTCGCTGAGCCTCTGTCAGTCTCCGACCGTTTATCCGAATACCAATCCAGCCGCACTGCCGCCAAGGAATGTACTCGTAAACTCACTGAAGAAATTTCCAATTCCCTCAACAACTTAATTGTGCGATCAGCTATCTAG
- a CDS encoding glycosyltransferase, which yields MNNPLFLTGFSIFLLLLQVPATLVLLKRLSTARDRTPPLLPLEATDEALAKQNPNVSIVIPTLNEIERLPTCLEGLRDKAAKEIIVVDSRSQDGTPEYVQKLQKDFPIPLKLITDDPLPEGWVGRPWALHTGFLNSDPTSEWILGIDADTFPQKGLVASFVQKATAENFDIVSLSPKFILKTAGEQWLQPALLITLIYRFGATGDRNQFTEERVMANGQCFLSKRAKLVELNGYELAKSSFCDDVTLARAAAQKGAKVGFLDGAALMQVRMYTSMQETWNEWGRSLDLKDASTPSQTFVDCLLLTAVQGLPMPLLIALSIWQPAPSLFINTLFWLNAFLVLIRCLLVFGIRTSYTEVGFWFWLSPLADPFAVIRIWISSLTKPKSWRGRTY from the coding sequence TTGAATAATCCGCTTTTCTTGACAGGCTTCTCCATATTTCTTTTGTTGTTGCAAGTCCCCGCAACTCTTGTACTCCTAAAAAGGCTTAGCACTGCCCGCGATCGCACGCCGCCGCTATTGCCCCTCGAAGCAACTGACGAAGCATTAGCCAAACAAAATCCGAATGTTTCGATTGTGATACCGACGCTTAACGAAATTGAGCGTTTGCCGACTTGTTTAGAAGGATTGCGTGATAAGGCTGCTAAGGAAATTATCGTCGTCGATAGCCGATCACAAGATGGCACACCTGAATATGTGCAGAAATTGCAAAAAGATTTTCCGATTCCTTTAAAGCTGATTACCGATGATCCTTTGCCAGAGGGATGGGTTGGTCGTCCTTGGGCTTTACATACAGGATTTTTAAATAGTGATCCGACTAGTGAATGGATTCTTGGTATTGATGCCGATACTTTCCCACAAAAGGGGCTAGTCGCTAGTTTTGTGCAGAAAGCCACTGCTGAAAATTTTGATATTGTGTCCCTGTCGCCCAAATTTATTCTCAAGACCGCAGGCGAACAATGGCTACAACCTGCGTTGTTAATTACTCTAATTTATAGATTTGGGGCAACAGGCGATCGCAATCAATTTACCGAAGAGCGGGTAATGGCAAATGGTCAATGCTTTTTATCGAAACGTGCCAAACTAGTCGAACTCAATGGCTATGAGCTTGCCAAGTCTTCATTTTGCGATGATGTCACCCTTGCTAGAGCTGCTGCTCAAAAGGGCGCAAAGGTGGGATTTCTCGATGGGGCGGCTCTGATGCAGGTACGGATGTATACCTCAATGCAGGAAACATGGAATGAATGGGGGCGATCGCTAGATCTCAAGGATGCCTCAACACCCAGTCAAACCTTTGTGGACTGTCTCTTACTCACTGCGGTTCAAGGGCTCCCTATGCCGTTATTAATTGCCCTATCTATTTGGCAACCAGCACCATCATTATTCATCAATACTTTATTTTGGCTCAATGCCTTTTTAGTATTGATCCGATGCCTACTGGTATTTGGTATCCGTACCAGTTATACCGAAGTTGGCTTCTGGTTTTGGCTTTCCCCCCTCGCCGATCCCTTTGCTGTAATTCGGATCTGGATTTCTTCACTCACAAAACCCAAAAGTTGGCGCGGACGCACCTATTAA
- a CDS encoding Dps family protein, with protein MGKNKEKSADKELSSTINIGISEDDRTAIADGLSRLLADTYTLYLKTHNFHWNVTGPMFNTLHLMFEAQYTELALAVDLIAERIRSLGIPAPGTYSAYAKLTSIPETEGVPKATEMIKLLVEGQEAVVRTARSIFPIAEKANDEPTADLLTQRLQVHEKTAWMLRSLLED; from the coding sequence ATGGGCAAAAATAAGGAAAAATCTGCCGATAAAGAGCTATCTAGCACTATTAATATTGGTATTTCTGAAGATGATCGGACAGCGATCGCAGATGGACTTTCGCGTTTACTCGCTGATACCTATACCCTTTACCTGAAAACCCATAACTTCCACTGGAATGTCACAGGACCAATGTTCAATACCTTGCACCTCATGTTTGAAGCGCAATATACCGAACTTGCCCTCGCTGTTGACCTGATTGCCGAACGGATTCGCTCTCTCGGAATTCCTGCCCCTGGCACATATTCCGCCTACGCTAAGCTCACCTCGATTCCTGAAACTGAGGGAGTACCTAAGGCAACGGAAATGATCAAGTTGCTCGTAGAAGGGCAAGAGGCAGTAGTCAGGACTGCGCGTTCTATTTTCCCGATCGCGGAAAAAGCTAATGATGAACCAACGGCGGATCTTTTAACTCAACGCTTGCAAGTCCATGAAAAAACTGCATGGATGCTGAGAAGTTTGCTAGAAGACTAA
- a CDS encoding vWA domain-containing protein, whose protein sequence is MLDKRDYTLIIDKSGSMSNTDRGTNKSRWEIVKESTLALARKCDQLDPDGITVYLFSGKFKRFDNVSAAKVEQIFQENDPMGGTNLTAVLQDAINSFFQRKKAGQIKTGETILVITDGEPDDRRSVFEVIIEATRRLNNDAELALSFIQVGTDASATDFLKALDDKLQSIGANFDIVDTITLADMENMTLAEVLLSAIND, encoded by the coding sequence ATGCTAGACAAGCGCGATTACACGCTGATTATCGATAAAAGCGGCAGTATGTCTAATACCGATAGAGGCACAAACAAAAGTCGATGGGAAATTGTTAAGGAATCTACGCTTGCCCTTGCCCGTAAATGTGATCAACTAGATCCTGATGGTATTACGGTGTATTTGTTCTCAGGAAAATTTAAGCGCTTTGATAATGTCTCTGCGGCTAAGGTTGAGCAAATCTTCCAAGAGAATGATCCAATGGGTGGGACAAATTTGACCGCAGTTTTGCAGGATGCGATTAATAGCTTCTTTCAACGCAAAAAGGCTGGGCAAATCAAGACAGGGGAAACAATTTTAGTAATTACCGATGGTGAACCCGATGATCGTCGTTCAGTGTTTGAAGTAATTATCGAAGCGACACGCCGTCTGAATAATGATGCTGAACTAGCGCTTTCCTTTATTCAAGTTGGAACTGATGCGAGTGCGACCGATTTTCTGAAAGCTCTAGACGATAAATTGCAAAGCATTGGTGCAAACTTCGATATTGTTGATACGATTACGCTGGCTGATATGGAAAATATGACCCTTGCGGAAGTTTTGTTAAGTGCAATTAATGATTGA
- a CDS encoding salt stress protein, Slr1339 family — translation MESLESILTDLQNKYTDPDVNKQPKSQLKSERSQQDLPSLDIEVKPLANPNSLDLLLEDLRNGVTKAVEAEINVQPIPSSSSAVNHDLQQVEDRQKAKDRQIYEQKAREWLKTLDPLSGEGLWFEEFAKNYPSKLEAAIALIESK, via the coding sequence ATGGAATCTCTTGAGTCCATTCTTACGGATCTTCAGAATAAATACACAGATCCTGATGTTAATAAGCAACCTAAGTCTCAGCTTAAATCAGAGCGATCACAACAAGATTTACCTAGCCTAGATATTGAGGTCAAACCATTAGCTAATCCTAATTCTCTAGATCTCCTATTAGAGGATTTACGCAATGGTGTTACTAAGGCTGTAGAAGCAGAAATTAATGTCCAGCCAATCCCATCTAGCAGTAGTGCCGTTAATCATGATTTGCAGCAGGTAGAGGATCGCCAAAAAGCTAAAGACCGTCAAATTTATGAGCAAAAGGCAAGGGAATGGTTAAAAACTCTTGATCCTCTCTCTGGTGAGGGGTTATGGTTCGAGGAATTTGCCAAGAACTATCCGTCTAAGCTAGAAGCGGCGATCGCCTTAATAGAATCCAAGTAA
- the gloB gene encoding hydroxyacylglutathione hydrolase, whose product MQIYRLPVLSDNYVFVLHDPVSKTAAVVDPAVAEPVLAKLEELDATLVAIFNTHHHGDHVGGNSALIKKFPNAVVYGGEKDRDRIPHQQVFLKGGDHVTFGDREAEVFFVPGHTYAHIAYYFPAVGDEGGELFCGDTVFAGGCGRLFEGTPAQMLASIDQLRQLPDDTRVWCAHEYTLGNLKFALTVDSENPDLQERMVTASAMRQRGEATVPSTIGLEKRTNPFLRWDVPAIQRSAGIDIPDRVFARIRGQKDNFAG is encoded by the coding sequence ATGCAAATCTATCGCCTACCTGTTTTAAGTGACAACTACGTTTTTGTGTTACATGATCCTGTTAGCAAGACTGCCGCAGTCGTTGATCCTGCTGTTGCTGAGCCAGTCCTAGCCAAATTAGAAGAATTAGATGCAACTTTGGTAGCGATTTTTAATACGCACCATCATGGTGATCATGTGGGTGGCAACTCAGCATTAATCAAAAAATTTCCTAATGCAGTGGTCTATGGTGGCGAAAAAGATCGCGATCGCATTCCCCATCAGCAAGTATTTCTCAAGGGCGGCGATCATGTAACTTTTGGCGATCGCGAAGCAGAGGTATTTTTTGTCCCCGGCCATACCTATGCCCATATTGCCTATTACTTCCCCGCAGTGGGCGATGAAGGCGGAGAGTTATTCTGTGGTGATACGGTGTTTGCGGGCGGCTGTGGTCGATTGTTTGAAGGTACTCCTGCCCAAATGCTTGCCTCCATTGACCAACTGCGGCAACTACCCGACGATACTCGTGTTTGGTGCGCCCATGAATATACTTTAGGCAATCTCAAATTTGCGCTGACCGTTGATAGTGAAAATCCTGACTTGCAGGAACGGATGGTTACGGCTAGTGCAATGCGTCAAAGGGGAGAGGCGACTGTACCTAGTACCATTGGTTTAGAAAAGCGGACTAATCCATTTCTGAGATGGGATGTCCCTGCAATTCAGAGATCGGCAGGTATAGATATTCCCGATCGCGTATTTGCCAGAATTCGCGGACAAAAAGATAATTTTGCAGGTTAG